Within the Streptomyces sp. NBC_00353 genome, the region GACTTCCTCACCGCGCTCGCCTGCATCCAGCTGGAGGGCGGCCTCGCGCCGGCCCAGGTCGGGCTCGGGCTGCCGGCCTCGACCAGTGGTGCGGGCAGCGGCTACGTCTCCCCCACGATCGTGAACAACGCCCTGGACTGCCTGGCCCGCGGCACGAACTGCGGTTCGTTCAAGCCGTCCAGGACGTACCCGGGTCTGCGCGGCGCGATGACCTGGTCGACCAACTGGGACGCCAAGTCGGGCAACGCCTGGTCGAACGCGGTGGGCCCACACGTGCACGCCCTGCCGTAACCACCGTCCGGTACCAGTGACCAGCAGCGCCGCCGCTCCCCCGGTGGCGCTGCTGCATGTCCGCCTCCGGGCGTCGCCCCGTGGCCTCCTCATCACCCGTGATTCCTTGCCGGAAAGGGAAGTTGCGGACCTGGTACAGAGGGAGTCGTGGCACCTGCCGACCCCTCGTGGGACCCTGTTCACCGCGCGATGAAGTGACGGGGGGAGCGACATGGCGGGGGCACGGCTGGAAGGGCTGAGCGAGAGCGATCCGGCAGCACTCGGGGCAAACCGGCTGCTCGGCCGGCTGGCGTCCGGCGGCATGGGGAGGATCTACCTCGCGCTGGCCGCCGACGGGCAGCTCGTGGCGGTCAAGACGCTGCTGGCCGAGGGAGAGGTCAGCGACATCGACCGGCGCCGGTTCGCCCGCGAGGTGACGCTGGCGCAACGGATCGACAGCGCGTTCACGGCACGGGTGAGGGAAGCGGACCCGGACGCCGAGCAGCCCTGGATGGCCATCGACTACATCGCCGCACCCGCACTCTCCGAACTGGTCCGCACAGCAGGCGTGTTACCCGCATCGGCCGTACGGTGGCTGGCTGCCGGAACGGCCGAGGCACTCGTCACGCTGCACCGCGAGGGCATCATCCACCGGGATGTGAAGCCGCAGAACATCCTGCTTCCCCTGACGGGTCCCCGGTTGATCGACTTCGGCATCTCACACGCCAGCGACCTCACCCGGACCAGCCTCACCCTCGGCACCATCGCCTTCACCTCGCCCGAGCAGGCACGCGGCGAGGCGTCGACGGCGGCGTCCGACGTGTACTCGCTGGGCGCGACACTCTTCCACCTCACCACGGGGCGGCCGCCGTACCGCGCCGACGGTGACACCCTCGCCCTGCTGGCACGGGTGCAGCGCGGCGAACTGGACCTCGACGGGCTTCCCAAGGAACTCGTACCTCTCATCCGTCCCTGTCTGGCGGTACGCCCGACGGACCGTCCCGCGCCGGCGGACGTGCTGGACCAGTTCCGCCGGGCGATGGCCGGACTGCCGCTCTCGCAGAGCGGGAGCCGCTGGCTGCCGCCCCGCTGGACAGCACTGATCGAGGTGTACGAACGCCAGAGTCACGCCCTGCGACGCGGCGCGGCAGCAGGCCCGGACGACCTGACCGTCGATCAGCGAACCTCGGCGGTACCGCTTCCGGGCCGGACCCAGATGTACACCGGGGACGCGGAGGCAGAGGCCGCACGGGTACGGGCACAACGCGAGCGGGACCAGGAACGCGAGAGGGAACAGCTACGCGAACAGGCCGAGGAACAGGCCGCCCGCGAGCAGGCCGCGCGGCTCAAGGCCGAACGCGCCGCGGAGCAGAGTCGCGCCGAGCAGCGCCGCCAGGAGCGGGCCCGCAAGCGGGCTTCCTCGTCATCGGCCCAGCAGCCGCCCCTGTCCGTGGCGTCCGTCACCGGCCCGCCGGCGAAGAAGGGTTCTTCGAACGGCTGGTGGCTCATCCCGCTGATCTTCTTCGTGGTGGCGGTCTGGCGACCGTGGGAGTCGGATGCCGGAAGCAGCAGCGGGGGCAGCGGCACCTCCAGCAGCAGTGGCTACACGTCGTCGTCCGG harbors:
- a CDS encoding serine/threonine-protein kinase gives rise to the protein MAGARLEGLSESDPAALGANRLLGRLASGGMGRIYLALAADGQLVAVKTLLAEGEVSDIDRRRFAREVTLAQRIDSAFTARVREADPDAEQPWMAIDYIAAPALSELVRTAGVLPASAVRWLAAGTAEALVTLHREGIIHRDVKPQNILLPLTGPRLIDFGISHASDLTRTSLTLGTIAFTSPEQARGEASTAASDVYSLGATLFHLTTGRPPYRADGDTLALLARVQRGELDLDGLPKELVPLIRPCLAVRPTDRPAPADVLDQFRRAMAGLPLSQSGSRWLPPRWTALIEVYERQSHALRRGAAAGPDDLTVDQRTSAVPLPGRTQMYTGDAEAEAARVRAQRERDQEREREQLREQAEEQAAREQAARLKAERAAEQSRAEQRRQERARKRASSSSAQQPPLSVASVTGPPAKKGSSNGWWLIPLIFFVVAVWRPWESDAGSSSGGSGTSSSSGYTSSSGSSGSSSSGTVADPEPTPDATDAAFRAVSTGDCLTAYDDGYDDWSTAVPHTVSCGVADAYTRVTSARKGISFAECPTGNGRSYWYHAGSVSDFTVSLCVERQFRTGQCFVAKVSNTSVTKSLLMNVWSCDAAKVPSGYNATLQITGYHRAQKSYPRGYCARSQGDRNSYWIYDVDGGKNVLCTTQTD